One Acutalibacter muris DNA window includes the following coding sequences:
- a CDS encoding aminotransferase-like domain-containing protein, with amino-acid sequence MEYQFSDRVKALKPSAIREILKNSSAPGIIPLSAGNPAPDAFPYEDIRSISQELLENTPIEALQYSVTEGYIPLRQHLMEYMGRKHRVGTDSDDILITSGAQQVMDLLTKTLLNEGDAVLCEAPSFIGSLNTFRSYRAKLVGIPMEPDGLSIEGLERALETEKNIKYLYTIPNFQNPSGITMSYEKRKRVYELCRDHNVLILEDNPYGDLRFKGEDIPSIKSLDEAGIVMYAGSFSKVVSPGMRVGYAIGPKPVIQKMVVCKQGEDVHSNIWAQIVCHRFMTETDYEAHLDRLRGIYRRKSSVLIKALEEHFAPLITWSPFEGGLFAWCTLPENIDMLDFVRRAAERKVCVVPGTAFLTDESESCQSFRINFSTPTDEQLSEGVKILGETAREMAR; translated from the coding sequence ATGGAATATCAATTCTCCGACAGGGTAAAAGCCCTGAAGCCCTCGGCCATCCGGGAGATACTCAAAAACTCCTCGGCCCCGGGCATAATCCCCCTGTCCGCCGGCAACCCGGCCCCGGACGCGTTCCCCTATGAGGATATCCGCAGCATCTCCCAAGAGCTTCTTGAGAACACGCCCATAGAGGCCTTACAGTACAGCGTGACAGAGGGGTATATCCCCCTCAGACAGCATCTTATGGAGTATATGGGCAGAAAGCACCGCGTCGGTACGGACAGCGACGATATACTCATAACCAGCGGCGCCCAGCAGGTGATGGACCTTCTGACAAAGACCCTTCTAAACGAGGGCGACGCAGTTCTCTGCGAGGCCCCTAGCTTTATCGGGTCGCTGAACACCTTTCGCTCCTACAGGGCAAAGTTAGTCGGCATACCCATGGAGCCCGACGGCCTCAGCATAGAGGGCCTTGAGAGGGCTCTTGAGACAGAGAAGAATATAAAATACCTCTATACCATACCAAACTTCCAGAATCCCTCCGGCATCACCATGAGCTATGAGAAGCGCAAAAGGGTCTATGAGCTCTGCCGGGACCATAACGTGCTGATACTGGAGGATAACCCCTACGGCGACCTGCGCTTTAAAGGAGAGGACATACCCAGCATCAAATCCCTGGACGAGGCGGGAATAGTCATGTACGCGGGTTCCTTCTCAAAGGTGGTCTCCCCGGGTATGCGCGTGGGCTACGCCATAGGCCCGAAGCCCGTGATACAGAAGATGGTGGTCTGCAAGCAGGGGGAGGACGTGCACAGCAATATCTGGGCACAGATTGTCTGCCACCGCTTTATGACGGAAACGGACTATGAGGCCCACCTTGACCGCCTGCGGGGTATATACCGCCGCAAGTCCTCGGTGCTTATAAAGGCCCTGGAGGAGCACTTTGCCCCGCTTATCACCTGGAGCCCCTTCGAGGGCGGCCTGTTCGCCTGGTGCACACTGCCGGAAAATATAGATATGCTGGACTTTGTAAGGCGCGCAGCAGAGCGCAAGGTCTGCGTTGTGCCGGGCACGGCTTTTCTTACCGACGAGAGCGAGAGCTGCCAGAGCTTCCGCATCAACTTCTCCACCCCCACGGATGAGCAACTGAGCGAAGGAGTAAAGATATTGGGAGAAACCGCCCGGGAAATGGCAAGGTAA
- a CDS encoding SpoIIE family protein phosphatase encodes MMERVKVREWIDALLEQLHTENARRALTAMGSFLAGMVCSRGLMFGKYAPFGVAVVAAAPRGGLWAGAIGAFLGYLIPSPVYVPARYAAALVAVTAIRWALSELKSINTHPLFAPAAAFLPLLLTGMTMVFLNGSISYTAALYVAESFLGAGSAYFLRRSVNLLTGLGADGQERSWARAAVFDAGDMAAVSVSAGILLLAFSDVNIMGVSVGRILMVLLVLCCARAGGISGGAVAGVAAGAIQGLATAGLSYLSGAYGLGGLMAGVFAPMGAVAAAVAFIISHGVASLQVGSGGSQIFTGSIEVAVATVAYMLIPKSRRIGELFGMRADSLSGGALRGNIVMRLRYAAQALLSVSDSVDEISKKLSVICAPNLQGVYNKSTETICAGCGMSGVCWRKYKDETLDNFAQLYKPLKEKERLETCDFTKEFAGRCCRAGEMRDEINKNYGRYLMKEAAELRAAQVREVVEGHFRTTAGILEEMAGEFSMYQRFDEESAGRVAGILRESGVTPLEVCCRVDKYGRMTVEAEISRERQKRLNRASFTREVSEACGRAFAPPCVSSAEDRCRIQMCQRPQLQIGRGFSQYCAGGGAFCGDSTNVFFDGCGRLIAVLSDGMGTGGRAAVDGAMTSAMAESLLKAGIGFDSMLQTVNSALIAKSGDESLATMDVACIDLFSGKAEFLKAGAACTVLRRGRRSELIEASSVPVGIMPGVEFATAEREVNVGDIVVMVSDGVVAAGSEWLVDLVVAWDEEENPNMLAQNITDEARKRRSDGHEDDVTALVLVVQ; translated from the coding sequence ATGATGGAACGTGTAAAGGTAAGAGAGTGGATCGACGCCCTCCTGGAACAGCTGCACACGGAAAACGCCCGGCGGGCGCTGACGGCCATGGGGAGCTTTTTGGCCGGGATGGTGTGCTCCCGGGGGCTGATGTTCGGGAAATACGCGCCTTTCGGTGTGGCTGTGGTGGCGGCCGCGCCCAGGGGCGGGCTTTGGGCCGGGGCTATAGGGGCCTTCCTCGGGTATTTGATACCCTCGCCGGTGTATGTGCCCGCAAGATACGCGGCGGCTCTTGTGGCCGTGACAGCCATACGCTGGGCCCTTTCAGAGTTGAAATCCATAAATACGCATCCACTGTTCGCCCCGGCGGCGGCCTTCCTGCCTCTGCTGCTCACCGGGATGACCATGGTGTTTTTGAACGGCTCCATAAGTTATACGGCGGCGCTGTATGTAGCCGAGTCCTTCCTGGGGGCCGGCAGCGCCTATTTCCTGAGAAGAAGCGTCAACCTTCTCACCGGCCTTGGCGCCGACGGGCAGGAGCGGTCCTGGGCCAGGGCCGCGGTCTTTGACGCGGGAGACATGGCCGCGGTATCCGTGAGCGCAGGGATACTGCTGCTGGCCTTTTCGGACGTGAACATAATGGGCGTGTCTGTTGGACGCATACTGATGGTGCTGCTGGTGCTGTGCTGCGCCCGGGCGGGGGGCATCTCCGGCGGGGCGGTGGCCGGGGTGGCCGCCGGTGCAATACAGGGGCTGGCCACCGCCGGGCTCTCGTACCTCTCGGGGGCATACGGCCTTGGAGGGCTGATGGCCGGGGTGTTCGCGCCCATGGGCGCCGTGGCGGCGGCGGTGGCGTTCATCATCTCCCACGGGGTGGCCTCCCTACAGGTGGGCTCCGGGGGCTCCCAGATATTCACCGGGTCCATAGAGGTCGCCGTGGCCACGGTGGCCTATATGCTCATACCCAAGAGCCGCCGCATAGGCGAGCTGTTCGGGATGAGAGCCGATTCCCTTTCCGGCGGGGCTCTTAGGGGAAACATTGTCATGCGTCTTCGATACGCGGCCCAGGCGCTTCTCAGTGTGTCCGACTCTGTGGACGAGATATCCAAAAAGCTCAGTGTGATCTGCGCGCCGAACCTTCAGGGGGTATATAACAAGTCCACCGAGACCATCTGCGCCGGCTGCGGCATGAGCGGGGTATGCTGGCGCAAGTATAAGGACGAGACCCTGGACAATTTTGCCCAGCTGTATAAGCCCTTAAAGGAGAAGGAGCGCCTTGAGACCTGCGATTTTACCAAGGAATTCGCCGGGCGCTGCTGCCGGGCCGGGGAGATGCGAGACGAGATAAACAAGAACTACGGCCGCTATCTCATGAAGGAGGCCGCCGAGCTCCGTGCCGCCCAGGTGCGGGAGGTGGTGGAGGGCCACTTCCGCACCACGGCGGGAATTTTAGAGGAGATGGCCGGGGAGTTCTCCATGTACCAGCGCTTTGACGAGGAGTCTGCGGGACGGGTGGCCGGTATCCTTCGGGAGAGCGGAGTCACACCTCTGGAGGTCTGCTGCCGGGTGGACAAGTACGGGCGCATGACCGTGGAGGCCGAGATAAGCCGGGAACGGCAGAAGCGGCTCAATAGGGCCTCCTTCACCAGGGAGGTATCAGAGGCCTGCGGCCGGGCCTTCGCGCCCCCCTGCGTCAGCAGCGCGGAGGACCGCTGCCGCATACAGATGTGCCAGCGGCCACAGCTGCAGATAGGCCGGGGCTTCTCCCAATACTGCGCCGGGGGCGGGGCCTTCTGCGGGGACAGCACCAACGTGTTCTTTGACGGCTGCGGGCGGCTTATAGCGGTGCTCAGCGACGGCATGGGCACCGGGGGTCGGGCCGCCGTGGACGGGGCCATGACCTCGGCCATGGCGGAGAGCCTTCTGAAGGCGGGCATCGGCTTTGACAGTATGCTCCAGACGGTAAACTCCGCGCTGATAGCCAAGTCCGGGGACGAGTCCCTGGCCACCATGGACGTGGCCTGTATCGACCTGTTTTCAGGCAAGGCGGAGTTTTTAAAGGCCGGGGCGGCCTGCACCGTGCTGCGCCGGGGCAGGCGCAGCGAGCTTATAGAGGCCTCCAGCGTGCCGGTGGGGATAATGCCCGGGGTGGAGTTTGCCACGGCCGAAAGGGAGGTCAATGTGGGGGACATAGTGGTAATGGTCTCCGACGGTGTGGTGGCCGCGGGCAGCGAATGGCTGGTGGACCTGGTGGTAGCCTGGGACGAGGAGGAGAACCCCAATATGCTGGCCCAGAATATAACGGACGAAGCCCGCAAGCGCCGCAGCGACGGCCACGAGGACGACGTGACGGCGCTGGTGCTGGTGGTGCAGTAG
- a CDS encoding L-serine ammonia-lyase, iron-sulfur-dependent, subunit alpha, whose product MESLKELYRIGRGPSSSHTMGPSFAAQRFRAAYPGADSFQVTLFGSLAKTGRGHLTDVAVKEALEPLPSQIIFDTETAGLPHPNTMTLEAFQRGERLGLWRVMSVGGGKIALEGRPDADPPKVYPLSKFTDIKNYCREKDIYLWQYVEQCEGPEIWDYLGDVWETMKEAVYRGIRRDGELSGGLGVQRKAMYLNRQRHMDESKETRENRKVCAFAFAVSEENAGGGVIVTAPTCGACGVLPAVMLYKQEQQGFSDRDMLKGLAVAGLIGNVIKTNASISGAECGCQAEIGSACSMAAAGLAEIYHMDMDQIEYAAEVAMEHHLGLTCDPIGGLVQIPCIERNAVAGMRAINALSLANFLTYTRKISFDMVVKTMYETGRDLFSKYRETSEGGLAKVYTE is encoded by the coding sequence ATGGAATCTTTAAAAGAGCTCTACAGGATAGGCCGGGGCCCCTCCAGCTCCCACACCATGGGGCCCAGCTTCGCCGCCCAGCGCTTTCGGGCGGCATACCCCGGGGCGGACAGCTTCCAGGTAACCCTGTTCGGTTCCCTGGCGAAAACCGGCCGGGGACATCTTACGGACGTGGCGGTGAAGGAGGCTTTGGAGCCCCTGCCGTCCCAGATAATCTTCGACACGGAGACCGCCGGTCTTCCGCACCCCAACACCATGACCCTTGAGGCTTTTCAGAGGGGCGAGCGCCTGGGGCTCTGGCGGGTCATGAGCGTGGGCGGGGGGAAGATAGCCCTCGAGGGCCGGCCCGACGCCGACCCGCCCAAGGTGTACCCCCTGAGTAAATTCACGGACATAAAAAATTACTGCCGGGAGAAGGACATCTACCTCTGGCAGTATGTGGAGCAGTGCGAGGGCCCGGAGATATGGGATTATCTCGGGGACGTCTGGGAGACGATGAAGGAGGCCGTCTATCGGGGTATACGCCGGGACGGCGAGCTCTCCGGGGGGCTGGGGGTACAGCGCAAGGCCATGTACCTTAACCGCCAGCGCCATATGGACGAGAGCAAGGAGACCAGGGAGAACCGCAAGGTCTGCGCCTTTGCCTTTGCCGTCAGCGAGGAGAACGCCGGGGGCGGCGTTATAGTCACCGCCCCCACCTGCGGGGCCTGCGGGGTGCTGCCCGCGGTTATGCTCTATAAGCAGGAGCAGCAGGGCTTCTCCGACCGGGACATGCTCAAGGGCCTGGCTGTGGCCGGGCTTATAGGCAACGTGATAAAGACCAACGCCTCCATCTCCGGCGCGGAGTGCGGCTGCCAGGCGGAGATAGGCAGCGCCTGCTCCATGGCGGCGGCGGGGCTGGCGGAGATATACCATATGGACATGGACCAGATAGAGTACGCCGCCGAGGTGGCAATGGAGCACCACTTAGGGCTGACCTGCGACCCCATAGGGGGCCTTGTGCAGATACCCTGTATCGAGCGCAACGCCGTGGCGGGGATGCGGGCCATAAACGCTTTGAGCCTTGCGAACTTTTTAACCTATACCAGGAAGATAAGCTTTGACATGGTGGTGAAGACCATGTACGAGACCGGCCGGGACCTGTTCAGCAAGTATCGGGAGACCAGCGAGGGCGGGCTGGCGAAGGTCTATACCGAATAA
- a CDS encoding stage V sporulation T C-terminal domain-containing protein: protein MKATGIVRRIDDLGRVVIPKEIRRTLKIREGMPMEIFTDVSGEVILKKYSPVGEMSQLAQSYAEALVNLTGLGAAICDTEQVIAVAGPVKKELLHKPVSPQMDELVQGRRSFVTNGESTVLAAQGYTAAALAVFPVVSTGDPMGAVMLIKGEKSPPKVGSEAMESVKAAAMFLSRQLES from the coding sequence ATGAAAGCAACGGGAATTGTTAGACGCATCGATGACCTGGGGCGGGTGGTCATCCCCAAAGAAATACGCCGCACACTTAAAATCCGCGAGGGGATGCCCATGGAGATATTTACCGACGTTTCCGGCGAGGTGATCCTCAAGAAGTATTCCCCTGTGGGGGAGATGTCCCAGCTGGCCCAGTCCTATGCCGAGGCCCTGGTGAACCTTACGGGCCTCGGCGCGGCCATATGCGACACAGAGCAGGTGATAGCCGTGGCGGGACCTGTGAAGAAGGAGCTGCTCCACAAGCCGGTGTCGCCGCAAATGGACGAGCTGGTTCAGGGGCGGCGCAGCTTTGTCACAAACGGCGAGAGCACTGTCCTCGCGGCACAGGGGTATACGGCGGCGGCGCTGGCGGTGTTCCCGGTGGTGTCCACCGGCGACCCTATGGGCGCGGTGATGCTTATCAAAGGGGAGAAAAGCCCGCCGAAGGTAGGCTCGGAGGCCATGGAAAGCGTCAAGGCGGCGGCCATGTTCCTGTCCCGCCAGCTGGAGTCGTAA
- a CDS encoding sigma-70 family RNA polymerase sigma factor has translation MDRLVRKAQSGDKAAFVRLIEENQLSMYRAAKAILHQEADVEDAVQEAICRAFDKLCTLRKVKFFKTWLTRIVINCCYDILRQQKGLYPLDVLPEEPREEDMDTPLDVQQALKALSENDRLILTLFYLNDLPVKEIARLLSITEGAAKMRLSSGRKRFREIISAREEAGSQWQR, from the coding sequence ATGGACCGGCTGGTGCGAAAGGCCCAATCGGGGGACAAGGCGGCGTTTGTCCGCCTTATTGAGGAGAACCAGCTCTCCATGTACCGCGCTGCCAAGGCCATACTCCACCAGGAGGCCGACGTGGAGGACGCCGTGCAGGAGGCCATCTGCCGGGCCTTTGACAAGCTCTGCACCCTGAGAAAGGTAAAGTTCTTCAAGACCTGGCTTACGCGCATAGTTATAAACTGCTGCTACGATATACTCCGACAGCAGAAGGGGCTCTATCCCCTGGACGTGCTCCCCGAGGAGCCAAGGGAGGAGGACATGGACACCCCCCTGGACGTTCAGCAGGCGCTGAAGGCCCTCAGTGAGAACGACCGGCTGATACTTACCCTGTTCTACTTAAACGACCTGCCGGTGAAGGAGATAGCAAGGCTTTTGTCCATCACGGAGGGCGCGGCGAAAATGCGGCTGTCAAGCGGGCGCAAGCGCTTTAGGGAGATAATCAGCGCCAGAGAGGAGGCGGGTTCACAGTGGCAGAGATGA
- a CDS encoding DUF362 domain-containing protein, producing MPEKTTAGAGGQNYIPYAERSGPESVVYFTRDLSPEGLKKVYERVKAGITGKTAIKLHTGEPHGPNIIPAAWVKEFMRTELPEGTIIETNTFYDGDRYTTEQHRETLKVNGWADFTTVDITDEHGTVMLPVKGGKWFSEMSVGKSLPEYDSLVVLTHFKGHTMGGFGGSNKNIGIGCADGRVGKGMIHAKDGNDWGVDKEELMEKITESTKAVIDYFGEHVTYVNVLRNMSVSCDCEGVDAQPVVTPNVGILASVDLLAADQASVDMIHAMKEEDRHALVERMESRHGYRQLSYMKELGMGNDRYTLIDIDNGDKVITPAVAVEGVVPFVG from the coding sequence ATGCCAGAAAAAACAACCGCCGGCGCCGGCGGGCAGAACTACATCCCCTATGCGGAGCGCAGCGGCCCGGAGTCCGTTGTCTACTTTACCCGGGACCTGTCCCCGGAGGGGCTCAAGAAGGTATATGAGCGGGTGAAAGCCGGTATCACCGGCAAAACGGCTATCAAGCTGCACACCGGCGAACCCCACGGCCCCAACATCATCCCCGCCGCTTGGGTGAAGGAGTTCATGCGGACCGAGCTGCCCGAGGGCACCATCATCGAGACCAATACCTTTTACGACGGCGACCGCTACACCACCGAGCAGCACCGGGAAACCTTGAAGGTCAACGGCTGGGCGGACTTTACCACCGTGGATATCACCGACGAACACGGCACCGTCATGCTGCCGGTAAAGGGCGGCAAGTGGTTTTCGGAGATGAGCGTGGGCAAGTCCCTGCCGGAGTATGACTCCCTGGTGGTGCTGACCCACTTCAAGGGCCACACCATGGGCGGCTTCGGCGGCTCCAACAAGAATATCGGCATCGGCTGCGCGGACGGGCGCGTCGGCAAGGGTATGATCCACGCCAAGGACGGCAACGACTGGGGCGTGGACAAGGAGGAGCTGATGGAGAAGATTACCGAGTCCACCAAGGCTGTCATCGACTATTTCGGTGAACACGTCACCTATGTGAATGTACTGCGGAATATGTCCGTTTCCTGCGACTGCGAGGGCGTGGACGCCCAGCCGGTGGTCACCCCAAACGTGGGCATTCTGGCCTCGGTGGACCTCCTGGCTGCAGACCAGGCGTCTGTGGATATGATCCACGCCATGAAGGAGGAGGACCGGCACGCCCTGGTGGAGCGCATGGAGAGCCGTCACGGCTACCGGCAGCTCAGCTATATGAAGGAGCTGGGTATGGGCAACGACCGTTATACCCTCATCGACATAGACAACGGTGACAAGGTCATCACCCCCGCTGTCGCGGTGGAGGGCGTTGTGCCGTTTGTGGGGTAA
- the trpS gene encoding tryptophan--tRNA ligase, which yields MENQEKKRILSMYQCTGTFTLGNYLGALRNHIKLQDEGYQCVYALADLHALTVRQVPAELRRYTKEAYAWLLAMGLDTEKTVFFIQSQVPQHSQLAWLLNCYTQFGELSRMTQFKDKSAKHADNINAGLFTYPCLMAADILLYQADFVPVGADQKQHVEIARDIAERFNGIYGDTFTVPEPLIPKHGARVMSLQNPLSKMSKSDENQNGNISVLDDPDTILRKFKRAKTDSGSEVRFAEGKEGVNNLMNIYAAVTGKTMEEIEREFEGKGYGDFKPAVAEAVISELRPIQERYHELLADKEFLEKTYREQAPRAAALAQRTLSKVMRKVGLVS from the coding sequence ATGGAAAATCAAGAGAAAAAGCGTATATTAAGTATGTACCAGTGCACGGGCACCTTTACCCTGGGCAACTATCTTGGGGCCCTTAGAAACCACATCAAGCTCCAGGACGAGGGCTACCAGTGCGTATATGCCCTTGCGGACCTGCACGCCCTGACGGTCCGGCAGGTGCCAGCGGAGCTCAGAAGGTACACCAAGGAGGCCTACGCCTGGCTTCTGGCCATGGGTCTGGACACGGAGAAGACCGTCTTTTTCATCCAGAGCCAGGTGCCCCAGCACAGCCAGCTCGCATGGCTTTTAAACTGCTACACCCAGTTCGGGGAGCTCTCCAGGATGACCCAGTTCAAGGATAAGTCCGCCAAGCACGCCGACAATATCAACGCCGGACTTTTCACTTACCCCTGCCTGATGGCGGCGGATATACTGCTGTATCAGGCGGATTTCGTCCCGGTGGGGGCCGACCAGAAGCAGCACGTGGAGATAGCAAGGGATATCGCCGAGCGCTTCAACGGCATATACGGCGACACCTTCACCGTGCCCGAGCCCCTGATACCAAAGCATGGCGCCAGGGTCATGTCCCTGCAGAACCCCTTGAGCAAGATGTCAAAGTCCGACGAGAACCAAAACGGCAACATCTCCGTACTGGACGACCCGGACACCATCCTGCGCAAGTTCAAGCGGGCCAAGACCGACAGCGGCTCTGAAGTGCGCTTTGCCGAGGGTAAGGAGGGGGTCAACAACCTTATGAACATCTACGCCGCCGTCACAGGCAAGACCATGGAGGAGATAGAGCGGGAGTTCGAGGGCAAGGGCTACGGCGACTTCAAGCCCGCCGTGGCGGAGGCCGTCATCTCTGAGCTCCGCCCGATACAGGAGCGCTATCACGAGCTCCTCGCCGACAAGGAATTTTTGGAGAAGACCTATCGGGAGCAGGCCCCAAGGGCCGCGGCCCTTGCCCAGCGGACCCTCAGTAAGGTCATGCGCAAGGTGGGGCTGGTGAGCTGA
- the recG gene encoding ATP-dependent DNA helicase RecG produces MQPLFDMDIQKLKGVGKKRAELFGKLGAPTVGDLLRLYPRDYQDWSGVTPISDAGTDEVCVVRGEVVAPPTEQRIRGGKLMHRCTVTDGEADMRLTFFNNRYIPGLLKEGETYLFRGRVSYTGRTPAMVSPEFSPEDRSAEIVPIYPATQGLATRSVAQAVKSALALLPDTLEDPLPPEIRERYKLCYLGYALENIHFPRTKEDLEIARRRLVFEEFLVLQLGLMEIKSGNRQENLHPLPGDFPEDFTRLLPFKLTGAQQRAIAEGIKDMSGPATMNRLVQGDVGSGKTAVAAALCWPVIKSGRQAALMAPTEILASQHYKSLSGLLEPAGIRCGLLTGGAGARQRQVREGISSGDIELVIGTHALISEKVEFHKLGLVITDEQHRFGVKQRMALAQKGASPHMLVMSATPIPRTLALMAYGDLDVSVLDELPPGRQEIATYLITPDKRERAFGYVREFLKEGRQGYLICPLIEGDESGMMSLEEYLPRVRAAFPGVAVAALHGKMKPQEKEQAMADFARGDTKLLVATTVVEVGMDVPNAAIMLIENAERYGLSQLHQLRGRIGRGKYQSACILISAAKNPESVERLKVFKSTNDGFTIADADLKLRGPGDFFGQRQHGLPQLKIAGISMDMELLREAQKCARRIYRSGALEGCDYKLLRDEIRRLFEKTGSERIAL; encoded by the coding sequence GTGCAGCCGCTTTTTGATATGGATATACAGAAACTCAAGGGCGTGGGGAAAAAGCGCGCGGAGCTCTTTGGAAAACTGGGCGCGCCCACGGTGGGGGACCTGCTGCGGCTGTACCCCAGGGACTATCAGGACTGGTCGGGGGTAACGCCGATCTCCGATGCGGGGACAGACGAGGTCTGCGTGGTGCGGGGAGAGGTCGTGGCCCCGCCCACGGAGCAGCGCATACGGGGGGGAAAACTTATGCACCGCTGCACTGTCACCGACGGCGAGGCGGACATGAGGCTGACCTTCTTCAACAACAGGTATATCCCCGGCCTGCTGAAGGAGGGGGAGACATATCTTTTCAGGGGCAGGGTAAGCTATACCGGGCGCACCCCCGCTATGGTGTCGCCGGAGTTCTCCCCAGAGGACAGGAGCGCGGAGATAGTGCCCATATACCCGGCTACCCAGGGGCTTGCCACCCGGAGCGTTGCCCAGGCGGTAAAGAGCGCCCTGGCATTGCTGCCGGACACACTGGAGGACCCCCTTCCCCCGGAGATAAGAGAGCGGTATAAGCTCTGCTACCTGGGCTATGCCCTTGAGAACATACACTTCCCAAGGACAAAGGAGGACCTGGAGATAGCAAGGCGCAGACTGGTATTTGAGGAATTCCTGGTTTTGCAGCTGGGGCTTATGGAGATAAAGAGCGGGAACCGACAGGAGAATCTCCACCCCCTCCCGGGGGACTTTCCCGAGGACTTCACAAGGCTCCTGCCCTTTAAGCTCACCGGGGCCCAGCAGCGGGCCATCGCGGAGGGCATAAAGGATATGTCCGGGCCCGCCACCATGAACCGGCTGGTCCAGGGGGACGTGGGTTCCGGCAAGACCGCCGTGGCGGCGGCTTTATGCTGGCCGGTGATAAAATCGGGGCGGCAGGCGGCCCTGATGGCCCCCACGGAGATACTGGCCTCCCAGCACTATAAGTCCCTTTCGGGACTTTTGGAGCCCGCCGGCATACGCTGCGGCTTACTCACCGGCGGGGCAGGGGCCCGGCAGCGGCAGGTCCGGGAGGGGATAAGCTCCGGGGACATAGAGCTTGTGATAGGCACCCACGCCCTTATCAGCGAGAAGGTGGAGTTTCATAAGCTGGGCCTTGTGATAACCGACGAGCAGCACCGCTTCGGAGTAAAGCAGCGCATGGCCCTGGCCCAGAAGGGGGCCTCCCCCCATATGCTGGTCATGAGCGCCACGCCAATACCCAGGACCCTGGCCCTGATGGCCTACGGCGACCTGGACGTGTCCGTGCTGGACGAGCTGCCTCCGGGCCGGCAGGAAATAGCCACATACCTTATCACCCCGGATAAACGGGAGCGGGCCTTCGGGTACGTGCGGGAGTTTTTGAAGGAGGGGCGGCAGGGCTATCTTATCTGCCCGCTGATAGAGGGGGACGAGAGCGGCATGATGAGCCTTGAGGAGTACCTTCCAAGGGTCCGGGCGGCCTTTCCGGGGGTGGCGGTGGCGGCGCTGCACGGCAAGATGAAGCCCCAGGAGAAGGAGCAGGCCATGGCGGACTTCGCCCGGGGGGACACAAAGCTCTTGGTAGCCACAACTGTGGTGGAGGTGGGCATGGATGTGCCCAACGCCGCCATAATGCTCATAGAGAACGCCGAGCGCTACGGCCTGTCCCAGCTGCACCAGCTAAGGGGGCGCATCGGCCGGGGGAAGTACCAGTCGGCCTGCATACTCATAAGCGCGGCGAAGAACCCTGAAAGCGTGGAGCGTCTGAAGGTCTTTAAAAGCACCAACGACGGCTTCACCATAGCCGACGCGGACCTGAAGCTGCGGGGCCCCGGGGACTTCTTCGGCCAGCGTCAGCACGGCCTGCCCCAGCTGAAGATAGCCGGCATATCCATGGACATGGAGCTTTTGCGGGAGGCACAGAAGTGCGCCCGGCGGATATACCGCTCGGGCGCACTGGAGGGTTGCGATTATAAGCTTTTAAGGGACGAGATACGAAGGCTTTTTGAGAAGACGGGAAGTGAAAGGATCGCCCTATAG